The Streptomyces phaeolivaceus genome has a window encoding:
- the rplT gene encoding 50S ribosomal protein L20 yields MARVKRAVNAHKKRRAILEAASGYRGQRSRLYRKAKEQVTHSLVYNYNDRKKRKGDFRQLWIQRINAAARQNGMTYNRLIQGLKAANIEVDRKILAELAVNDAPAFAALVEVAQKALPTDVNAPKAA; encoded by the coding sequence GTGGCACGCGTCAAGCGGGCGGTAAACGCCCACAAGAAGCGCCGGGCGATCCTCGAAGCCGCCTCCGGCTACCGCGGTCAGCGTTCGCGCCTGTACCGCAAGGCCAAGGAGCAGGTCACCCACTCGCTGGTCTACAACTACAACGACCGCAAGAAGCGCAAGGGCGACTTCCGTCAGCTGTGGATCCAGCGCATCAACGCTGCGGCCCGCCAGAACGGCATGACGTACAACCGCCTCATCCAGGGTCTGAAGGCCGCGAACATCGAGGTCGACCGCAAGATCCTCGCGGAGCTGGCCGTCAACGACGCGCCGGCGTTCGCCGCGCTCGTCGAGGTGGCGCAGAAGGCGCTGCCGACGGACGTCAACGCGCCCAAGGCCGCGTGA
- the mycP gene encoding type VII secretion-associated serine protease mycosin, giving the protein MKADKASTAARCRRPLGLALLSVPLAASLALLPSTAAHADSIREQQWALGAMRTQEAWRTTKGAGITVAVLDTGVDDEHPDLAGNILPTKDMVGFGASRGDRSWARHGTAMAGIIAGHGHGVNDSEGVLGIAPEARILPVRVILEDGDPSRAKARSTRGNALAEGIRWAADQDVDVINLSLGDDSESAHPEPSEDAAVQYALSKGSIVVASAGNGGEKGDHVSYPAAYPGVIAVTAVDEDGDRAPFSTRRWYATVSAPGMDVVIADPDRKYYEGWGTSAAAAFVSGAAALVKAAHPDLTPAQVKRLLEDTAREAPVGGRDDSRGFGFVDPAAAIEEGGRLTSDDLKTASYGGKYFGSGPDPVEEEDPTAGWTAPAAGGLGVILLVTAVVVWRGRGRGRPHEYVV; this is encoded by the coding sequence ATGAAAGCCGACAAAGCGAGTACCGCCGCGCGCTGTCGTCGCCCCCTGGGCCTCGCCCTCCTCAGCGTCCCCCTCGCCGCCTCCCTGGCCCTGCTGCCGTCCACCGCGGCGCACGCCGACAGCATCCGGGAGCAGCAGTGGGCGCTGGGCGCGATGCGCACCCAGGAGGCGTGGCGTACCACGAAGGGCGCCGGGATCACCGTCGCGGTGCTGGACACCGGCGTGGACGACGAGCACCCCGACCTGGCCGGCAACATCCTGCCGACGAAGGACATGGTCGGCTTCGGGGCCTCGCGCGGCGACCGCTCCTGGGCCCGCCACGGCACCGCCATGGCCGGGATCATCGCCGGACACGGACACGGGGTGAACGACTCCGAGGGCGTTCTCGGCATCGCCCCCGAGGCGAGGATCCTCCCCGTCCGCGTCATCCTCGAGGACGGCGACCCGTCCCGCGCCAAGGCCCGCAGCACCCGTGGCAACGCCCTCGCCGAGGGCATCCGCTGGGCCGCCGACCAGGACGTCGACGTCATCAACCTCTCCCTCGGCGACGACTCCGAGTCCGCCCACCCGGAACCCTCCGAGGACGCCGCCGTCCAGTACGCCCTGTCGAAGGGCTCGATCGTGGTCGCCTCGGCGGGCAACGGCGGCGAGAAGGGCGACCACGTCTCCTACCCGGCGGCCTATCCGGGCGTGATCGCGGTGACCGCCGTCGACGAGGACGGCGACCGCGCCCCCTTCTCCACCCGCCGCTGGTACGCCACCGTCAGCGCCCCCGGCATGGACGTCGTCATCGCCGACCCGGACCGCAAGTACTACGAGGGCTGGGGCACCAGCGCCGCCGCGGCCTTCGTTTCCGGCGCCGCCGCCCTCGTCAAGGCGGCCCACCCGGACCTGACCCCCGCCCAGGTCAAGCGCCTCCTGGAGGACACCGCCAGGGAGGCCCCCGTGGGTGGCCGCGACGACTCCCGGGGCTTCGGCTTCGTCGACCCGGCCGCCGCCATCGAGGAGGGCGGCAGGCTCACGTCCGACGACCTCAAGACCGCGTCGTACGGCGGCAAGTACTTCGGCTCCGGCCCGGACCCGGTCGAGGAGGAGGACCCCACCGCCGGCTGGACCGCCCCCGCCGCGGGCGGCCTCGGGGTGATCTTGCTGGTCACCGCCGTGGTCGTCTGGCGCGGCCGGGGCCGAGGCCGCCCCCACGAGTACGTCGTCTGA
- the infC gene encoding translation initiation factor IF-3 — MSTRHNAAVRQTVVWCYRGGSISAEPRINDRIRVPEVRLVGPSGEQVGIVPLAKALELAQEYDLDLVEVAANARPPVCKLMDYGKFKYESAMKAREARKNQAHTVIKEMKLRPKIDPHDYDTKKGHVVRFLKQGDKVKITIMFRGREQSRPELGYRLLQRLASDVEDLGFVESNPKQDGRNMIMVLGPHKKKTEAMAEARQAQEARKAEAKANPGKSQNAAEHSDAEHSDVDHVEAEAPAEEPAEA; from the coding sequence ATGTCAACCAGACATAACGCGGCGGTCCGCCAGACCGTCGTGTGGTGCTACCGAGGAGGATCCATCAGCGCCGAGCCCCGCATCAACGACCGGATTCGCGTTCCCGAGGTGCGACTTGTCGGTCCCAGCGGCGAGCAGGTCGGGATTGTTCCGCTTGCCAAGGCCCTGGAGCTTGCGCAGGAGTACGACCTCGACCTGGTCGAGGTGGCCGCGAACGCACGTCCGCCGGTCTGCAAGCTCATGGACTACGGGAAGTTCAAGTACGAGTCGGCCATGAAGGCCCGTGAGGCGCGCAAGAACCAGGCGCACACGGTCATCAAGGAGATGAAGCTCCGGCCGAAGATCGACCCGCACGACTATGACACCAAGAAGGGTCACGTCGTCCGGTTCCTCAAGCAGGGCGACAAGGTCAAGATCACGATCATGTTCCGTGGTCGCGAGCAGTCCCGGCCCGAGCTGGGCTACCGACTGCTGCAGCGTCTCGCCTCGGACGTCGAGGACCTCGGGTTCGTCGAGTCGAACCCGAAGCAGGACGGCCGAAACATGATCATGGTCCTCGGTCCGCACAAGAAGAAGACCGAGGCGATGGCCGAGGCCCGGCAGGCGCAGGAAGCCCGCAAGGCGGAAGCGAAGGCCAACCCCGGCAAGTCGCAGAACGCCGCCGAGCACTCCGACGCCGAGCACTCCGACGTGGACCACGTCGAAGCCGAGGCGCCGGCCGAGGAGCCTGCCGAGGCGTAA
- a CDS encoding SseB family protein: MANKNIPDPGFSDDDGSADPRLSAALTAWAADRSAVGPVLEALKDARLLVPVVAVLGEVEVDENGLRREKTSDMAVPTLKAGGRTALPAFTSTDSLARWDPAARPVAVPLRQALQAAAHEKADTIVLDLAGPVPYELTGRALLAVAEGRTTTDPLADPAVRDAVRAAVAAEPAVLRAHLGPGEADGTLALVLDPATPPAEAARSVAGRLAADDTLRARLVRGLDLALLPAGTTPPGEPLYVRE, encoded by the coding sequence GTGGCGAACAAGAACATTCCCGACCCCGGCTTCTCCGACGACGACGGCTCCGCCGACCCCCGGCTGAGCGCCGCGCTCACCGCCTGGGCCGCCGACCGGAGCGCCGTGGGTCCCGTCCTCGAAGCCCTCAAGGACGCCCGCCTGCTGGTGCCCGTCGTGGCCGTGCTCGGCGAGGTCGAGGTGGACGAGAACGGACTGCGCCGCGAGAAGACCAGCGACATGGCCGTCCCCACCCTGAAGGCCGGCGGCCGTACCGCCCTGCCCGCGTTCACCTCCACCGACAGCCTCGCCCGCTGGGACCCCGCCGCCCGCCCCGTCGCCGTACCCCTGCGTCAGGCGCTCCAGGCCGCCGCGCACGAGAAGGCCGACACGATCGTCCTCGACCTCGCGGGCCCCGTCCCCTACGAGCTGACCGGCCGGGCCCTGCTCGCGGTCGCCGAGGGCCGCACCACCACCGACCCGCTCGCCGACCCGGCCGTCCGTGACGCCGTACGCGCCGCCGTCGCCGCCGAACCGGCCGTGCTCCGCGCCCATCTCGGCCCCGGCGAGGCCGACGGCACCCTCGCCCTGGTCCTGGACCCGGCCACGCCCCCGGCGGAGGCCGCGCGGTCCGTCGCCGGCCGCCTCGCCGCCGACGACACACTGCGGGCCCGCCTGGTGCGCGGCCTCGACCTGGCACTGCTGCCGGCCGGGACGACGCCTCCGGGCGAGCCCTTGTACGTACGCGAGTAG
- a CDS encoding TrmH family RNA methyltransferase, which translates to MLISPRSDRVAAARRLAKRNFRGKDRLFLAEGPQAVREAAGHADTLVELFTTVDAAERYAEIVAAARAAGARVHLADETVIADISTTVTPQGLVGICRFLDTPFDEILAARPRLVAVLAHVRDPGNAGTVLRCADAAGAEAVVLTDASVDLYNPKAVRASVGSLFHLPVAVGVPVEEAVAALKGVGVRVLAADGAGQDDLDDELDKGTMGGPTAWVFGNEAWGLPEQTRALADAVVRVPIHGKAESLNLATAAAVCLYASARAQRAFGGCRTVTLG; encoded by the coding sequence ATGTTGATCTCCCCCCGCTCCGACCGCGTCGCCGCGGCCCGTCGGCTCGCGAAGCGGAACTTCCGGGGGAAGGACCGGCTGTTCCTGGCGGAGGGCCCGCAGGCCGTACGGGAGGCCGCCGGGCACGCGGACACCTTGGTCGAACTGTTCACCACGGTCGACGCCGCGGAGCGGTACGCCGAGATCGTCGCCGCCGCCCGCGCCGCCGGCGCCCGCGTGCACCTCGCCGACGAGACGGTCATCGCCGACATCTCCACCACGGTCACCCCGCAGGGCCTCGTCGGGATCTGCCGGTTCCTCGACACCCCGTTCGACGAGATCCTCGCCGCGCGGCCGAGGCTCGTCGCCGTCCTCGCCCACGTCCGCGACCCCGGGAACGCCGGCACCGTACTGCGCTGCGCCGACGCCGCCGGGGCCGAGGCGGTCGTCCTCACCGACGCGTCCGTGGACCTCTACAACCCCAAGGCCGTGCGCGCCTCCGTCGGGTCCCTGTTCCATCTGCCGGTGGCCGTCGGGGTGCCCGTCGAGGAGGCCGTCGCCGCGCTCAAGGGCGTCGGCGTACGCGTCCTCGCCGCCGACGGGGCGGGACAGGACGACCTCGACGACGAGCTGGACAAGGGCACCATGGGCGGGCCCACGGCCTGGGTGTTCGGGAACGAGGCCTGGGGGCTGCCCGAGCAGACCCGGGCACTGGCCGACGCCGTCGTCCGGGTGCCGATCCACGGAAAGGCGGAGAGCCTGAACCTGGCGACCGCCGCCGCCGTATGTCTCTACGCGTCCGCCCGTGCACAGCGCGCCTTCGGAGGGTGCCGCACCGTCACACTCGGCTAG
- a CDS encoding sensor histidine kinase — MRVGSSALGAHDVLATSAARQGELAEFGVDPDDLPDGLVVADENGRVICFNAAAARITATPAADALGRPLERALPLEDLEGRRWWQLTDPYGGLAIRVGQPERNLLLPGAREILVSARYIRTEPKGPVRRVVVSLRDTEARRRTERSHAELIATVAHELRSPLTSVKGFTATLLAKWERFTDDQKKLMLETVDADANRVTRLIAELLDISRIDSGRLEVRRQPVDIGAAVGRHIQAYVAAGQPADRFLLRIEQPLPALWADPDKIDQVLSNLLENAVRHGEGTVTIDVTPTASPREGEDTGTSVTVSDEGAGIPEESMNRVFTRFWRGSKRGGTGLGLYIVKGIVEAHGGTITVGRAPVGGAEFRFTLPVSAPAYLA; from the coding sequence ATGAGGGTCGGCAGCAGCGCACTGGGGGCACACGACGTGCTCGCCACATCCGCGGCCCGGCAGGGTGAACTCGCCGAGTTCGGCGTCGACCCCGACGACCTTCCCGACGGACTGGTCGTGGCCGACGAGAACGGCCGGGTGATCTGCTTCAACGCCGCCGCCGCCCGGATCACCGCCACCCCCGCCGCCGACGCCCTCGGCCGCCCCCTCGAACGGGCCCTGCCGTTGGAGGACCTCGAAGGCCGCCGCTGGTGGCAGCTGACCGACCCGTACGGGGGGCTCGCCATCCGCGTCGGACAGCCCGAGCGGAATCTGCTGCTGCCCGGGGCGCGCGAGATCCTCGTATCGGCCCGGTACATCCGCACGGAGCCCAAGGGACCCGTCCGCCGGGTCGTCGTCTCGCTGCGGGACACCGAGGCCCGGCGCCGCACCGAGCGCAGCCACGCCGAGCTGATCGCCACCGTCGCCCATGAGCTGCGGTCGCCGCTGACCTCGGTCAAGGGGTTCACCGCCACCCTGCTCGCCAAGTGGGAGCGGTTCACGGACGACCAGAAGAAACTGATGCTGGAGACCGTCGACGCCGACGCCAACCGGGTCACCCGGCTCATCGCCGAGCTGCTGGACATCTCGCGGATCGACTCGGGGCGGCTGGAGGTGCGGCGGCAGCCCGTCGACATAGGCGCGGCCGTCGGACGGCACATCCAGGCGTACGTCGCCGCCGGTCAGCCCGCCGACCGGTTCCTGCTGCGGATCGAACAGCCGCTGCCCGCGCTGTGGGCCGACCCCGACAAGATCGACCAGGTCCTCAGCAACCTGCTGGAAAATGCGGTGCGGCACGGCGAGGGAACCGTCACGATTGACGTCACGCCCACGGCGTCCCCCCGGGAGGGGGAGGACACCGGTACATCGGTCACGGTGAGCGACGAGGGCGCCGGCATCCCGGAGGAGTCCATGAACCGCGTCTTCACCCGCTTCTGGCGGGGCAGCAAGCGCGGCGGCACCGGCCTCGGGCTGTACATCGTCAAGGGCATCGTCGAGGCCCACGGCGGCACCATCACGGTCGGACGCGCCCCCGTCGGCGGCGCCGAGTTCCGATTTACGTTGCCCGTGAGCGCTCCGGCCTACCTGGCCTGA
- a CDS encoding serine hydrolase translates to MSSPRARRRARTSGRRPLVHLALAALVLVGGTAAGTVFMRAQAQDGGGSAVSSSASSSVSPSASASTAPGADTVAEEASVESVAVPEVDHDELLATALADVSVEDGAAVSVAVLDVASGDSAVYGDTRFDTASIVKMDILAALLLQAQDADRRLTAQERTYASAMIRNSDNVSATALWKAIGQADGLDAANERFGLTETEGGDGLYWGLTQTTAADQLALLQQVFGDDSSELSEASRAYVQELMGLIAEGQDWGVSAAATGGATGSAFALKNGWLPRTATGLWDINSVGRVTVDDRSYLVAVVSDGNTTKAKGITLVETAAKAAVSVFTDAADATDSTQSTQSAESAESAESADVTTAAGTATTS, encoded by the coding sequence ATGTCCTCTCCGAGAGCCCGTCGCCGCGCCCGTACGTCCGGGCGCCGTCCGCTCGTCCATCTCGCGCTCGCCGCGCTCGTCCTGGTGGGCGGCACGGCCGCCGGGACGGTGTTCATGAGGGCCCAGGCGCAGGACGGCGGGGGTTCGGCCGTATCGTCGTCGGCGTCATCGTCGGTATCGCCCTCGGCCTCCGCCTCCACCGCGCCGGGTGCGGACACGGTCGCCGAGGAGGCTTCTGTGGAATCTGTGGCGGTCCCCGAGGTGGACCACGACGAGCTGCTGGCGACGGCCCTGGCGGACGTGTCCGTCGAGGACGGGGCGGCGGTGTCCGTGGCGGTGCTCGACGTGGCGTCCGGGGACTCGGCGGTGTACGGGGACACGCGGTTCGACACCGCGAGCATCGTGAAGATGGACATCCTCGCGGCGCTGCTGCTCCAGGCGCAGGACGCGGACCGGCGGCTGACCGCGCAGGAGCGGACGTACGCCTCCGCGATGATCCGGAACAGCGACAACGTCTCCGCGACGGCGCTGTGGAAGGCCATCGGGCAGGCGGACGGTCTCGACGCGGCGAACGAGCGGTTCGGGCTGACGGAGACCGAGGGCGGCGACGGGCTGTACTGGGGGCTCACCCAGACCACGGCCGCCGATCAACTCGCCCTGCTCCAGCAGGTGTTCGGGGACGACAGCTCCGAGCTGAGCGAGGCCTCACGGGCGTACGTCCAGGAGCTGATGGGCCTGATCGCGGAGGGGCAGGACTGGGGTGTCTCGGCGGCGGCGACGGGCGGGGCGACGGGGTCCGCCTTCGCGCTGAAGAACGGCTGGCTGCCGCGCACCGCCACCGGGCTGTGGGACATCAACAGCGTCGGCCGGGTCACCGTGGACGACCGGTCGTACCTGGTCGCCGTGGTGTCCGACGGCAACACCACGAAGGCCAAGGGGATCACGCTGGTCGAGACGGCGGCGAAGGCGGCGGTCTCGGTGTTCACGGACGCGGCGGATGCGACGGACTCGACGCAGTCGACGCAGTCGGCGGAGTCGGCGGAGTCGGCGGAGTCGGCGGATGTGACGACGGCTGCGGGGACTGCCACGACGTCGTAG
- the rpmI gene encoding 50S ribosomal protein L35 codes for MPKNKSHSGASKRFKITGSGKVLRERAGKRHLLEHKSSRVTRRLTGNAEMAPGDAAKIKKLLGK; via the coding sequence ATGCCGAAGAACAAGTCGCACAGCGGTGCCAGCAAGCGCTTCAAGATCACCGGCTCCGGCAAGGTGCTCCGTGAGCGCGCCGGCAAGCGCCACCTGCTCGAGCACAAGTCGTCCCGCGTGACGCGTCGCCTCACCGGCAACGCCGAGATGGCCCCGGGCGACGCCGCGAAGATCAAGAAGCTTCTCGGCAAGTGA
- a CDS encoding DUF1844 domain-containing protein, with translation MSDTPPENPDFDSMTRDIAEVPAVEVIVTVAVNLMSAAAVKLGLTEEGDKYKDLDEARKLVTALAGLLDASTTEISSFHAAPLRDGLKSLQLAFREASLVPDEPGQGPGEKYTGPIYG, from the coding sequence ATGAGTGACACCCCTCCTGAGAACCCCGACTTCGACTCGATGACCCGCGACATCGCCGAGGTCCCCGCGGTCGAGGTGATCGTGACGGTCGCCGTCAATCTGATGAGCGCCGCCGCCGTGAAGCTCGGTCTGACCGAGGAGGGCGACAAGTACAAGGACCTGGACGAGGCCCGCAAGCTGGTCACCGCCCTCGCCGGCCTGCTGGACGCGTCCACGACCGAGATCAGCTCCTTCCACGCGGCCCCGTTGCGCGACGGTCTGAAGTCGCTGCAGCTGGCGTTCCGCGAGGCGTCGCTCGTCCCGGACGAGCCGGGCCAGGGTCCGGGCGAGAAGTACACCGGCCCGATCTACGGCTAG